In the Pseudomonas sp. ADAK2 genome, one interval contains:
- a CDS encoding helicase HerA-like domain-containing protein, translating to MPDSSQLVIGADLAGQPIAQAMRLANRHGLVAGATGTGKTVTLQRLAEAFSDAGVAVFAADIKGDLCGLGAAGNPQGKVAERIAGMPWLNYKPQAYPVTLWDIHGESGHPLRTTLSEMGPLLIGALLELTDSQQSALYAAFKVADREGLLLLDLKDLKALLNHLRDNPQLLGEDAALMTTGSSQALLRRLATLEQQGAEALFGEPALQLEDILQPAADGRGRIHLLDASRLVHEAPKVYATFLLWLLAELFEQLPERGDADKPLLALFFDEAHLLFADTPKALQERLEQVVRLIRSKGVGVYFVTQSPGDLPDDVLAQLGLRVQHGLRAFTAKEQKSLRAVADGFRPNPAFDALSVLTELGIGEALVGTLQEKGTPEMVQRVLVAPPQSRIGPLTETERTMLIAGSPFKGRYDKPVDRESAYEVLMGRKGLAPEAEAVPGKPVAEEPSFTDKAGEFLGTAAGQALKSAMRQAANQLGRQLVRGLMGSLLGGSKRR from the coding sequence ATGCCTGACTCATCGCAACTCGTTATCGGCGCCGACCTCGCGGGGCAGCCGATCGCCCAGGCCATGCGCCTGGCGAACCGTCACGGTCTGGTCGCGGGCGCGACCGGCACCGGCAAGACCGTCACCTTGCAGCGCCTGGCCGAAGCGTTTAGTGATGCCGGCGTGGCGGTGTTCGCTGCTGACATCAAGGGCGACCTGTGCGGCCTCGGCGCCGCCGGTAACCCGCAAGGCAAGGTCGCCGAGCGGATCGCCGGGATGCCGTGGCTGAACTACAAGCCTCAGGCGTATCCGGTGACGCTGTGGGACATTCACGGTGAGTCCGGTCATCCATTGCGCACCACCCTGAGCGAAATGGGCCCGCTGCTGATCGGCGCGTTGCTGGAATTGACCGACAGCCAGCAATCGGCGCTGTACGCCGCGTTCAAGGTCGCGGACCGCGAAGGCCTGTTGCTGCTGGATCTCAAGGATTTGAAAGCGCTGCTCAATCACTTGCGCGACAACCCGCAATTGCTCGGCGAAGACGCGGCTTTGATGACCACCGGTTCCAGCCAGGCGCTGTTGCGGCGGCTGGCAACCCTGGAACAGCAGGGCGCCGAAGCCTTGTTCGGCGAGCCGGCGCTGCAACTCGAAGACATCCTGCAACCGGCCGCCGATGGCCGCGGGCGCATTCACCTGCTCGATGCCAGTCGTCTGGTGCACGAAGCGCCGAAGGTCTACGCGACGTTCCTGCTGTGGCTGCTGGCGGAATTGTTCGAACAACTGCCAGAGCGCGGCGATGCCGACAAACCACTGCTGGCGCTGTTTTTCGACGAAGCGCACTTGCTGTTCGCCGACACGCCCAAGGCGTTACAAGAGCGTCTGGAGCAAGTGGTGCGCTTGATTCGTTCCAAGGGCGTGGGTGTGTATTTCGTCACCCAGTCGCCGGGGGATTTGCCGGACGACGTGCTGGCCCAGCTTGGTCTGCGGGTCCAGCACGGCTTGCGGGCGTTCACGGCCAAGGAACAGAAGTCCTTGCGTGCCGTGGCGGATGGCTTCCGGCCGAATCCGGCGTTTGATGCCTTGTCGGTGTTGACCGAGCTGGGGATCGGCGAGGCGCTGGTCGGTACTTTGCAGGAGAAGGGCACGCCGGAGATGGTCCAGCGGGTGTTGGTGGCGCCGCCGCAGTCGCGGATCGGGCCGTTGACCGAAACCGAACGCACCATGCTGATTGCCGGGTCGCCGTTCAAGGGGCGTTATGACAAGCCGGTCGACCGCGAATCGGCGTATGAAGTGTTGATGGGACGTAAGGGCTTGGCGCCGGAGGCTGAAGCTGTACCGGGCAAACCGGTCGCTGAAGAGCCGAGCTTCACCGACAAGGCCGGGGAATTCCTCGGCACGGCGGCGGGGCAGGCGCTGAAATCGGCCATGCGACAGGCGGCGAATCAATTGGGCCGACAGTTGGTGCGCGGGTTGATGGGCTCATTGCTCGGAGGCAGCAAACGCCGTTGA
- a CDS encoding methyl-accepting chemotaxis protein, with product MFNSDQQASRTNSVAAAINQLGAAAQEIARNAAQASNQASDARSLAEDGQQVVDRSIKAMNQLSSMLSASSTNIESLNSKTVNIGQILEVITSISQQTNLLALNAAIEAARAGEAGRGFAVVADEVRNLAHRTQESAQQVQTMIEELQVGARESVSTMSESQRHSQDSVEIANLAGERLNSVTLRIGEIDGMNQSVATATEEQTAVVESINVDITEINTLNQEGVENLQSTLRACSDLEQQAARLKQLVGSFRI from the coding sequence ATGTTCAACTCCGACCAGCAAGCCTCGCGTACCAACAGCGTGGCCGCCGCAATCAACCAGCTCGGTGCCGCCGCCCAGGAAATTGCGCGCAACGCCGCGCAAGCGTCGAACCAGGCCAGCGATGCGCGCAGCCTGGCCGAAGACGGCCAGCAAGTGGTGGATCGCAGCATCAAGGCGATGAATCAACTGTCGAGCATGCTCAGCGCGTCGAGCACCAATATCGAATCGCTGAACAGCAAAACCGTGAACATCGGGCAGATTCTGGAAGTGATCACCAGCATTTCCCAGCAAACCAACCTGCTGGCGCTCAACGCGGCGATTGAAGCGGCGCGTGCCGGTGAAGCCGGGCGCGGGTTTGCCGTAGTGGCCGACGAAGTGCGCAACCTGGCGCACCGCACCCAGGAATCGGCACAACAGGTGCAGACCATGATCGAGGAGCTGCAAGTCGGCGCCCGCGAATCCGTCAGCACCATGAGCGAAAGCCAGCGCCACAGCCAGGACAGCGTGGAAATCGCCAACCTGGCCGGCGAACGCCTGAACAGCGTGACCCTGCGCATCGGCGAGATCGACGGGATGAACCAGTCGGTGGCCACGGCGACCGAGGAACAGACGGCAGTGGTGGAGTCGATCAACGTCGACATTACCGAGATCAATACGCTGAACCAGGAAGGCGTGGAGAACCTGCAATCGACCTTGCGCGCGTGTTCGGACCTGGAACAGCAGGCGGCGCGGTTGAAGCAGTTGGTGGGTAGTTTCCGCATTTAG
- a CDS encoding DUF2334 domain-containing protein gives MAEPPLPPALLLVLHDVAPQTWADYQPFVEAVDALGAVPMTWLVVPDFHKHNDLEAHPGFRRMLSGRVDRGDELALHGYFHCDDSPAATTPRDWFMRRIYTHEGEFYSLSQAAALARLRAGIERFHRYNWPLKGFVAPAWLMSEGTRQALRQLPLSYTSDPQHLYCLPDFTAIDAPGLVWSARSAWRRGLSKIVSEQRQQRWQHAPVIRLGLHPVDMRHRFSRDYWLQTLKRLLDEGRVPMTKANWLTLHQDRIGRAA, from the coding sequence ATGGCTGAGCCCCCGCTGCCACCCGCCCTGTTGTTGGTGCTGCACGACGTGGCTCCGCAGACTTGGGCCGATTACCAGCCTTTCGTCGAAGCCGTCGATGCGCTGGGCGCGGTGCCGATGACCTGGCTGGTGGTTCCCGATTTTCATAAACACAACGATCTGGAGGCTCATCCGGGATTTCGCCGGATGCTGAGCGGTCGCGTCGACCGGGGTGACGAACTGGCCTTGCACGGCTACTTTCATTGCGACGACAGCCCGGCGGCGACGACACCTCGAGACTGGTTCATGCGCCGCATCTACACCCACGAAGGCGAGTTCTACAGTTTGTCTCAAGCAGCAGCCCTCGCCCGCCTGCGTGCTGGCATCGAACGGTTTCACCGTTACAATTGGCCGCTCAAAGGCTTTGTCGCCCCTGCCTGGCTGATGAGCGAAGGAACACGCCAGGCCTTGCGACAGTTGCCATTGAGTTACACCAGCGACCCGCAACATCTGTATTGTCTGCCCGACTTCACGGCGATCGACGCCCCCGGGCTGGTCTGGAGTGCGCGCAGTGCCTGGCGCCGCGGGCTATCGAAAATCGTCAGCGAGCAACGGCAACAACGCTGGCAGCATGCGCCAGTGATCCGCCTTGGCCTGCACCCGGTGGACATGCGTCACCGATTTTCCCGTGATTATTGGCTGCAAACTCTTAAACGCTTACTCGACGAGGGCCGTGTGCCAATGACCAAGGCCAACTGGCTGACCCTGCATCAAGACCGCATCGGCCGCGCCGCATGA
- a CDS encoding glycosyltransferase family 4 protein: MFIVHIADITMFYAPASGGVRTYLDAKHRRLSVKPGIRHSLLIPGSHLSEQDGVYKVPAPALPFGKGYRFPLRLAPWRNVLQGLQPDLIEVGDPYLTAWAALDARRQLDVPVIGFYHSDLPLLVSNRMGNWVTTNVEAYVSKLYGNFDRVLAPSQVMADKLTGLGVRNVFVQPLGVDLQTFNPSARDPELRAELGIAEDTRLLIFAGRGSKEKNLPVLLNCMKRLGPRYHLLLVGSSMPAQVPDNVTVIDEFCPATQVARLMASADALLHAGDQETFGLVILEAMASGIPVVAVAAGAFKEIVPDHCGLLCAPNNPLAMANAVRELFSRGSVTLGEQARQHVERHYAWDAVVNSLLGHYHAVLGDPWPLTANG, from the coding sequence ATGTTCATCGTGCATATCGCTGACATAACCATGTTCTACGCCCCTGCCAGCGGTGGCGTGCGCACTTATCTGGATGCCAAGCACCGTCGCCTGAGCGTCAAGCCGGGAATTCGTCACAGCCTGCTGATACCCGGTTCGCACCTGAGCGAACAGGACGGCGTGTACAAGGTTCCCGCCCCCGCCCTGCCCTTCGGCAAGGGTTATCGCTTCCCCCTCCGTCTCGCGCCTTGGCGCAATGTTCTGCAGGGTCTGCAGCCCGATCTTATTGAAGTCGGCGACCCCTATCTCACTGCCTGGGCGGCGCTGGATGCCCGACGGCAACTGGATGTGCCGGTGATTGGCTTTTATCACTCGGATTTGCCGCTGCTGGTCAGCAATCGCATGGGCAATTGGGTGACCACCAATGTCGAGGCTTATGTCAGCAAGCTCTATGGCAACTTCGACCGGGTGCTGGCGCCGAGCCAGGTCATGGCGGACAAACTGACTGGCCTGGGGGTGCGCAATGTCTTCGTGCAGCCGCTGGGCGTCGACCTGCAAACCTTCAACCCGAGTGCCCGGGACCCGGAACTTCGGGCCGAACTGGGGATTGCCGAAGACACCCGGCTGCTGATCTTCGCCGGCCGCGGCTCCAAGGAGAAGAACCTGCCGGTGTTGCTCAATTGCATGAAACGCCTGGGGCCGCGCTATCACTTGCTGCTGGTCGGTTCATCGATGCCGGCCCAAGTACCAGACAACGTCACGGTGATCGATGAGTTCTGCCCGGCGACCCAGGTCGCGCGCTTGATGGCCAGTGCCGATGCGCTGCTGCACGCCGGCGATCAGGAAACCTTCGGCCTGGTGATCCTCGAAGCCATGGCCAGCGGCATTCCGGTGGTGGCCGTGGCGGCCGGGGCCTTCAAGGAAATTGTCCCCGATCACTGCGGCCTGCTCTGCGCGCCCAACAATCCCTTGGCCATGGCCAATGCAGTACGCGAATTGTTCAGCCGTGGCAGCGTCACGCTGGGCGAGCAGGCCCGCCAGCATGTGGAACGGCATTACGCCTGGGACGCGGTGGTCAACAGCCTGTTGGGCCATTATCACGCCGTGCTCGGCGATCCCTGGCCGCTGACCGCCAATGGCTGA
- a CDS encoding DUF721 domain-containing protein: MAFRPLTARAPAVLLREAKPLKAIFGQAQRLGHLQRLVESQLQPAAREHCHVASWREGSLLLIVTDGHWATRLRYQQKRLQRQLQLFDEFASLTRILFKVQPPTVQQGAAGHTISLSSDAGATIQATADGISDPNLRAALERLAAHAKPKD, from the coding sequence ATGGCATTTCGCCCTCTCACGGCCAGAGCACCCGCCGTTCTGCTTCGCGAAGCCAAACCGCTGAAAGCCATCTTTGGCCAGGCTCAACGCCTGGGTCATTTGCAGCGTCTGGTGGAAAGCCAACTGCAACCCGCCGCGCGCGAGCACTGCCATGTGGCGTCGTGGCGCGAAGGCAGTTTGTTGCTGATTGTCACCGACGGTCATTGGGCCACCCGCCTGCGTTACCAGCAAAAGCGTCTGCAACGGCAACTGCAGTTGTTTGACGAGTTTGCCAGCTTGACCCGGATCCTGTTCAAGGTGCAACCGCCAACCGTCCAGCAGGGCGCGGCGGGGCATACCATCAGTTTATCCAGCGATGCGGGTGCGACCATTCAGGCGACGGCCGACGGGATCAGCGATCCGAATTTGCGGGCAGCGCTGGAGCGCCTGGCGGCGCACGCCAAACCCAAGGATTGA